ACAAACCAGAACTTTTCATCTCTACATCCGCAATAGGTATATATGCAACTAATGGCCCGATGAGTGAGGCAAACTATACATATGGTGATAACTTTCTGTCTAAAATCTGTAAAGATTGGGAAGCAGAAGCGAATGAAGCGAATGAGGTAATGAGGGTTGTTATTTTTCGGTTTGGTGTAGTGCTGAGTAAAGGCGGTGGAGCACTTTCTAAAATGTTACCGGCTTTTAGACTGGGAATTGCCGGAACGATAGGAGATGGTAGTGAACCTTTTAGCTGGGTACATATAGATGATCTTATGGCAGCTTATCTTTTTGTAATCAATAACGAGAATCAGAAAGGCACATTTAATCTATGTGCACCTAATCCTGTAACAAATAAAGAGCTAACCAAAACATTGGGTAAAGTCCTGCATAGACCAACTGTAATACCGTTGCCTAAATTCGTATTGAGAGTTCTTTTCTCTGAAGGTGCAACCGTACTGACTGAAGGTCAAAGAGTTATTCCTGAACGGCTGTTGGAGAATCATTTTACATTTAA
This is a stretch of genomic DNA from Sulfurovum zhangzhouensis. It encodes these proteins:
- a CDS encoding TIGR01777 family oxidoreductase gives rise to the protein MKKIAITGASGFIGTYMQSFFKDKGYEVLPVSRKDIDKDTTEIAKILEQTDIVINLAGAPIIHRWSESYKEVLYNSRILTTRKIVEAMKLMNNKPELFISTSAIGIYATNGPMSEANYTYGDNFLSKICKDWEAEANEANEVMRVVIFRFGVVLSKGGGALSKMLPAFRLGIAGTIGDGSEPFSWVHIDDLMAAYLFVINNENQKGTFNLCAPNPVTNKELTKTLGKVLHRPTVIPLPKFVLRVLFSEGATVLTEGQRVIPERLLENHFTFKYPTIEEALREVLDKPK